GTATATCTTTTTCCATCACTTCCTGCTTGGGCAACTATGAGCCGATCTCTAAAATGTGATTTCGGATGAGTACTTGTAAACCAATTTGCTAGTTCGCGATCAATTTCGGGCATTTCTTCAAGTGTGAATTCACAAACATCGATCCAGCCGGAGGGAAAAAGAACCTGATGGAAATACTTACCATTGTCATGTAAAATCCGTCTTGTTTCGTGATTTGTTTCTTGTTCAATATTTGGTATTAATTGTATCGCAGATGTTAATGATACTCCCCCAACTCCTACATCAGCTAACCAAGAATTGCCTTGAAGTTCTACACGCAGAAAAACATGTGTTCTGGGCGGAGTAAAATCTCTAGGTTTATCTAACCTAACTCTAGCACTGATAGGGGTTACTTCAAAGCCCAGTTTCTTTAAAACATGAAAAAGAAGTCCATTTTGTTCAAAACAATAGCCTCCGCGACGTTGAATTACTAATTTCTCAAAAATTGATTCTAAGTTAATATCAATATTTTTTCCCAACAAAATATCTAAATTCTCAAAGGGAATGCTTTGAACATGTGCATTAGTGATATTGTTAAGTAATTCAAGGGAAGGAAGTCGTGCTCCACTATGTCCAATTCTATCAAAATACGCATCTAAAAATAGATTACTATTCAAAATAACACCTTAATCATTTTCTAGCTTTTGTAGATTAACTTTATAAGTATACGAAATTTTTAGACAAATAGTAAAGCGAATTGTGTTTATTTGAGTTTCCAGTATTGACTCTCGAAGGTTAGCGAGGCGTAAGTCGCTGTTATGCGTAGTTGCGTTTAATGCAATAGATTATATTTTTTTAATAAGTATTTAAATTTTTTGTTCAAATCAGCTTTATTATATTGAATATTCTCTATTTGGAGGGGGCTGTTTTCTCCATTTGTGATTTGTTTCTTAATGTTACA
Above is a window of Leptospira perdikensis DNA encoding:
- a CDS encoding arylamine N-acetyltransferase family protein, whose product is MNSNLFLDAYFDRIGHSGARLPSLELLNNITNAHVQSIPFENLDILLGKNIDINLESIFEKLVIQRRGGYCFEQNGLLFHVLKKLGFEVTPISARVRLDKPRDFTPPRTHVFLRVELQGNSWLADVGVGGVSLTSAIQLIPNIEQETNHETRRILHDNGKYFHQVLFPSGWIDVCEFTLEEMPEIDRELANWFTSTHPKSHFRDRLIVAQAGSDGKRYTLVNRELSERDKNGIAYKTKIDTPEELLQILKKNFNLMFPIGTKFNTPGLQWDK